In Lolium rigidum isolate FL_2022 chromosome 3, APGP_CSIRO_Lrig_0.1, whole genome shotgun sequence, the genomic window TGTTACTCTCTCCATTTTTATATGAAAGACCACAAACTTAAATTACAGGTATAAATAAAACATGAAAAGTTAATAAATGACACGATTAATTACGCGAAAATGGTCTCCTATTCTGGGTTAATTAAACATATTGCATGTAGTGCTACTTTCTCTATGATAGCATGAACTTTTAAATTAATAAGCACCATTCTACGAGATAGCAGTCTAATCAATTTTGCCTCGATTAGTGTTAGTGCCCTTGTATATTAGCGAAACGTATTTTTGGTAGTGCACTTACATATAAAAACCGAGGGAATATGTTATGTTAAAAGCTTGGCATGAATATAGTACTGCTTTATTTTAGCCACACTTTTTtttcatcacatattacaaaactAGACCAATGAGGGAGAATCTCAATAGTAAATTCATAGGATCTCTTTGATTTGCGAAAAgttcaccgatctattaataatcataacAATAGTACTAAGAgatctaaaagtaataaaaactaCAAATAGTTTCTTGGACCATCTAGGGAAGAGTGCAAACACTAGAGTGATCCGAAGACGCACCGTCGTCCTCGTCCCTCCATCACTGGAGTTGGACAAAACTTATTGTGCTAGAGCTTGTTGCACTAGACAAATGATAATTAGTCATACTAAGGGCCCGAAGGACCAGAGTTCgccaaagatgagaagcatatatAGGAAGCATTAGACCTGCAACCACACCGACTAGCATGAACACCGACTAGATCCCAGGAGATCCACCGTGAAGACAACTCCACTCGCCCTATATCAACGCTTGGCTCACCGCCGGATCAGGAATAGAGTGGAGAGGGCCTTATTCTAACTTTAGTGTCGGCCTCTTCAAATAAATACCATCTAATGGTATTGATTTGATGATCAAGacttttatatttttatataCATAATCGATCAAACTttatatcttttatctttttaaaAAACTTATTTTGACGAGGAGGGAGCACTTAGTACGTGGAATAACATATATCCTCCGATCCATAGTAAGTGTTAAAGATTTAATAGTAAGTTAGTACAATATTTGTACTAAGTAATTACACTTTTTATGGATCGGATGGAGTAATAAGAAAAAACTCGGCCCATGGAGTAGCATCACCTATGATCTAAATATATATAGCCTTGATATAAGAACAAAATCAAAAACGAAACTATACGAATTCAATACAAGGGGACAAAATTCATGTACTCCAAAAAGGATCTTTGCATTCCAAATCGGGAAGAGCTGACCAGCAAGATAAACTAAACTGACACGGTAGgcaggagtggtgttttggaacatgggagcatatgctccctatattttgaaatgcatcttacacatattttaaattttaaaaaattgaaacaaaaaattcgcatgtacatcttcacgtgctatgcgctcacaaagttgtttcataaaaaatgaacttatcatgtgacgtgtgtaaaaaagacaaaattcagtgctgaaaacaatgcttttcacatgataagttttctcttttacataggccacaaaaaatattattttttcgtgaaacttgacgcatacacatatattatggagatgtacatgtagaattttttatcaaaatttttccacacttcaaaatatgttttgttggtagagggagcatacgcacccaagagccgaattgaatttccattTTTGAGTTTGTATTACAGACTCAactgaaagagagagagagagcatagATAAATAGAGGCACATGATCGGCGGCCCATCCCCATGTGTTCTCCGCTCTCCCTCTTTATTGCACTTGCATCTCTACACTGCTCCCGTTTCCCTCTCTTCCAGTGCATCTCCTCAAACACTTTCTCTCTACAGATCGACTACAGTACAGCTCGCTTACTCGAGCTCAGCTCGTTCGTTCCTCGTGATCCGACGATCCGTTCGAACCTTGTGGGAGGTACGATGGGCAGGAAAAGcttcagctccatcttctccaagCCCCCCGCCAGCGCCGACGACTCTTCTCCTCCGTGGCCGTGGCCGTCGTGCCGGAACCCACACACAACCTCCTTCCGCGACGAAGACAGGAGCCGTCCCTGCGTCACAGCGGCCGTGGGCAGGAACCCAGCGGCGGCTGCGAGGCTCATCCGCGGCGGCGCCGGGGAAATGTACAAGACGGTCAACTCCGTGTACCAGCTCGACTACCTCTCCGCCGACGGCTCCTGcttcggcgacgaggaggagcatggcgtgctggagctggagctggacgacgacgacgacgggttCTCGACGACGACCGCGTCGGAGGAGTGGTCGGAGGCGGTGATCCGCAGCCTCGGCCGGACGTCCACTGACCGCTTCTTCGTGGATCCGGGCCCGGCCTCCAACTCCATCATGGCCCTGTCGCCGGGGAAGTCGTTGGCGGCTGCGGCGACGtgtcaggaggcggcggcgccgtcggAGTCGGAGCCATCGTCGCTGGTGGAGGAGagcgtggcggtggcggtggactcGGAGGACCCGTACGGGGACTTCCGCGCGTCCATGGAGGAGATGGTGGCCGCGCACGGGTTGCGCGGCTGGGACGCCCTGGAGGAGCTCCTGGTGTGGTACCTCCGGATCAACGGCAAGCACAACCACGCCCTCATCGTCGGCGCCTTCGTCGACCTGCTCGTCGGCCTCGCCGGGACGCCGTCGGCGCAGCCGTCCTCGTCGGCCGCGCCAACCGCCACCaccacggcgacgacgatgacgacgtccGCGACGAGCAGGAGCGGCGGGAGCACCACCAGCACCAGCACGTCCAGCAGCACCTGCGGCGACACCACCACTCgtacgacgacagcaccgacggagGAGCAATGCGGCTGCCGCAGCGACGATGCCTCCCCTGCTTCGTCGGATCAGGAGGGCCTGCaccacaaggaggaggaggacctcgTCGGCGACAAGGCAGGTGACGACCGTAGCATCAGCATTACACAGTAGCTTCCAGAATTAGTTAACAAGCAATTGTATTCGGCCAAGTGAGGTCTCAAATTACTGTGGCCGTGTTTGATTTACGGCCCAGTTGGATGGAACGCCAGAATTTCACCAGAATTTGTCTTACTATTACCAAATTCTCGTGAAATTTTCGCTTTCCAAACCCAATCGCACGAAAGCTCATGATCAAGTTTGTTAATTTCCCTCTCTTTTTAAAATTCAATGCACACTTACAATCTGGGTGTAGGTTGGAGGGATCCAATGTGTGACACATTAACTGAAGTCGTACGTACTGTAGATAGGAGGAGTACCATTACTCTGACTCTGAGAAACTCGAAATCAATACTGCAGCTGAAGCTTAAACAGCAATTCATCCATGAGTCGATTACTGATCTGATCAGGCACCGACCGCTTGGCAGGCCAAATAACGTGAACCTGAAATAAAGTTGCATATATATTCGGCGGTGCGATACGCGCATAGGCACAGCGACATGCAGACACATAATTTAATGTGTACAGAACCTCTACCAGAAGCCAATCAATTACGCCTGCATGTGCCCGTGTACGCTGCACATCTCGGAGGACTGATGTGGTTATGCAAAGTACTGCGTGCCTAACTACGGGGTACTATAACTCTTGTGAAGACGAAGTACACGCGCGATTAGCTAGCACCTAGCAGTGGGCGGGAGACCGACGTTACGCTGATGAGAGGTCGCCGTCGATATGGTCGTCGCTACTGAGAACAGTGATGGTGAGCCTGGGATCAGACCGGCAGTCTCGGCGGCGAATTTGAATGCGAGCAGTCTCTTCAGGGCTTCTCCCTGCATTCCGTGCATTCGCACACTTTCCATCAGCCCATACGATTGTctgagatttattaaaatttagatatattaAGATATTAATAGTGCATACAAATTTTGATAAATCCGAGAGAACCTTAGTGAGTCAGAGACATACTACACTAGTATCGCATATATCATACTTGTATAAGATACTACCTCAATAATGTAGTATTGTATTATATGGTAGTACAATAGTCTTCGTATTACATTTATTAATTCGTAGAATTTTCATGCAAACAATTGTGTACAAGATCAATTGGATATTAATATTTTTAGCTATAtacgctatgatacggtatctac contains:
- the LOC124696404 gene encoding transcription repressor OFP13-like, whose translation is MGRKSFSSIFSKPPASADDSSPPWPWPSCRNPHTTSFRDEDRSRPCVTAAVGRNPAAAARLIRGGAGEMYKTVNSVYQLDYLSADGSCFGDEEEHGVLELELDDDDDGFSTTTASEEWSEAVIRSLGRTSTDRFFVDPGPASNSIMALSPGKSLAAAATCQEAAAPSESEPSSLVEESVAVAVDSEDPYGDFRASMEEMVAAHGLRGWDALEELLVWYLRINGKHNHALIVGAFVDLLVGLAGTPSAQPSSSAAPTATTTATTMTTSATSRSGGSTTSTSTSSSTCGDTTTRTTTAPTEEQCGCRSDDASPASSDQEGLHHKEEEDLVGDKAGDDRSISITQ